In Oryza sativa Japonica Group chromosome 1, ASM3414082v1, the genomic stretch TTAAATCCCCTTCAAAATCTAAGCTGtacatgaaatgcaattccattctTATTTTATCTCGGTTTCCGTTAGCactttttcaaactactaaaggCTATCTGTGTAAAAACATTtcatataaaagttgctttaaaatatcaaataaatcacGTGTTAATAGTTTTTCGTTTTTCGTGTGTCAATTTAATCCTCATCCTCATGAAACTCAATTATCATCTCTACTGCTCTCATCTCAGAACAATAAACTGGAAGTACAACTGAACTCCCATGACCCCCTCAATGGAAGATCTTAACTAACTACTCTTAACTATAGTGAAAATCGCCGTGCGTACAAACGAGGAAAGGAAGGAAATCCAGTTGGGTCTCCAATCTCACGCACGCGGCCACCACCAGAAGACTAcgcacagccgccgccgccgggacgccaCCACGCTCCCCGAGGCTGATCCATCCATGGAGGAAAGGCCCGTCTCCCACCGGAGTAGTTGCACGGtcaccgacgccgacgaggatgaCCTCCCGACGCAGTGGAACAAGTggcgccgcgcagccgccctGTCTCGGAGGACCCGGCGCGCGCCCCGCGTCGCCGTGCCGGCCAGCCCGACCTGCGCCTGCGGCGGCCGCATGCGCAGGGTCCCCAAGCCCAGGCCCATGCCCACCGCCGTGGACGAGCGCGCCGACGGTGCCTGCGGCGGTCTCGCCCCCGTGctgcctccggcggcggcggcggcgtggtatCCGTATGATCTCATGTGCACGGAGTGCGACGGCGAGACCGGCTGGCGCCGGCGGAAGCCGGCGTGCTGGGCGGCGGATTGGAAAGCCGCGCGGCCGCGGCAGCGATGGCGGCCATATCCTTCCTTCGCCGACGTGGCCGCTGCCCTCGGCGATCTGCggctcggcgccggcgacgacgatgatcaTTCCGGTGACGTTGATATGATCTCTTGTTCGTTTCAAAAATAGTGTGATCATCTCTTAGGGCCGAAATTTCAGTGTCACTTGTACCGTAGTACTACTATTCTATATGTGATCATATAATTTCATAGTAGAAAAAAAGCTACTAATTTAGTTGTCCTAAACTATGAAATATCAATTCTTCTCCCCTGTCTAATTCTTTAGTCGTCTATCGACAATTGTTCGTTTCACTCCAGTTATTAGGCAAAATAAATACATATAGGTTCAAATTATTGTGCCAATCTTCCTAACTAAAATCGGTTCTATATTGATACGTTATACGATCCACCATTCcccaaaaagagagaaaaaaggaacATAGAtactgaaaagaaaaagaagatatCAAGAACATCTTAATTTCCTTTCAGATGATCTGTTGCACGCTTTCCTTCCACCTGGCTTCCTGGCTTGAATCTTGTACAAATACTAGGTAAGTACTTATTTGCATATTTCATGACTTGACAGCATCTAATCAGTCTCTGCTAAGCTCATTGCTGTGTTGATGCTGAAAACTCATTACAGCGAAATTGAAAACATATTATGATTCTTCAAGAATGGAAAAAAAGGGATCAAGGATGAATCTAAGCTACAGTCTGATTAGAAGGTAGGAATGATAAGAGTAGTGCTGACCTGCAGAGAATGTCACCCGTTCGTGTGGTTTTCCCATAGATCCAATCTGGGATGAGTTCTTGTCGCAACCTCAACTGTTCTTTTATCTCACCTGGAACCTTATCGATTTAGGATCAGATTGCAGTATCCGGATATGTATAAAATGATGAGCATGTGTTATAAAATGGGCACCGGTAAACAGTGTCTCATGCTCTGTTAAGTATGGGCTTGAAAGAATTGCAGTTGAAAGAATCATTTtagggccttttttttttgcctactCTATTTTCTTGATCGCTAGGAATGAATTCAGAGGATATCATTCGAGGTACATACATCTATCCACTATTTTAGGGTTACTTGTAATTATCTTGTAAATGAGCTCTTGTTTTGTCATTACAGTTTGTTCCCTTGAGCCCTTGACTGAAAGATCAGAAAGATAGTGTCAAAAGTGCCAGGCAAGCACGCGATCAGCTTTTGTCTTCTAAAGGTATCTGCAAAACCTGTTTCCTTTTCCTCCaaacctctcttctccttctgcTTTATCTGCAAAGAGAGAGAATATCAGGTTCGGATGCCATATGTAGAGAAGCGAAACGGAATTTCAGTAACAAGCGAGCCCGAATCTGAAAGAAAATGATAAACACAGTATCTTTGTGAGTTACCCTGCTctatttcaacaaaaaaaaaaaaaactgtccaTTTTATTTTGTAATCAAGTAACCAACTACATCTTCATAGAGGGTAGTATAaatagagatatatatatatatagcagaaaCCATGATCAATACATGTTGTAGGATAGGATCCATCAAACAGATGCTCATAATTCTGTTCGTAAATTATGCAAAGCATAGTGTACTGATATAACTTTGCTTACCCACACATTGAAGTTTGAACATCGATCCTCTTGTTCTactattcaataaaaaaaagcgtgaatattagggaagtatctaatactccctccatcccaaaatgtttgacgccgttgacttttttaaaaatgtttgaccgttcgtcttattcaaaaaatttaagtaattattaattctttttttatcatttgatttattgttaaatatacttttatgtatatatatagttttacatatttcacaaaagtttttgaataagacgaacggttaaacatgtttaaaaaagtcaacggtgtcaaacatttagggaaggagggagtatcaaataattagaagggtgaggcttcgaacccatGTCGTCTAGCCCActaccttgtggagctagccggaagacgcCTGGGCGTTTCTCGTTCTGCTATTCAATAAAACTACACGATCAGAACAGAAGCATTTTGTCTTATGTCACGAAGATTTGGAGAATCAAGGGATTAACATTGTTATGCTTGAAGCATGTTCCTCACATAAATGACAGTTCTTCTACTGGACTTATGCTAGATTAGTAAGTCTCTGCCCGTATGACTATGACGTGTGACTAATAGAACAAAGGTTGGAGATGCTACGGCATGAATGTGACATGGGAGTGTGCGTAGGAAGAGGTCAAAGATCACACTTTTCTGGCTTGGTCGCCGGCGTTGGTCGTCGCCATGGTTGAGCCCCCATCTTGCTCCTGCGAGGCTACCCCGCTGCTGCGGCTTCTCCGGTGTCGAGATCCGCTAAAACCACCTTCGTCGAGGACTACACATCCCCTGGCTTCCTCTCCGTCGCTGTGGTCCGCTCGGCCTACTAGGGTTGTGGCACAGTCCACGCTTCTAAGATGGATGACGGATAGTTTGGCGGGAAgagccggcttggcgcgaggcAACAGTTAAGGCTGCATTGTTTCAGTGCCAATCATGTGACCATGTACAGAAACGTATTGGAATTTCAGCCCAATCCAAAAGAAGCTGAATTTgggaataagaaaaataaataaacatgaTACTTTTGCGACCTAAATTTGTTTGATAACAAACTGTGGTTGTGAAAATAGAAGTAGTATAAGGCCGACCAGTGGCCAATATCATAACAGCCTCAATCGAGTAATTGATATGGTAGAACATGATCAATAAGCAATAATTGAGATATTGGTGGACACCAACTAGTTCAGCAGATATGAAAACCAAAGGTGcatcaaattaatatatttaCCCAACGATCCATATATAGGAGAGAGGTCTAGTATGCGATGTTCTTAAGCAACTTTTATGGctctttttttaaacattttgtATAATATATGATTACCCATAAATCCATACGAGAAATGCCTACATTATGATGTTCTTGTTCTTTTTAGATACATTTTGAATAGAATATGTTTACTCACGTAATATCCACAAGGGAGATGTCTATATGTTGAGATGTTCTTCACGTGATCTTTTAGATGCATTTTATATCGAGATGTTCTTCACTTGATCTTTTAGATACGTTTCAAATAGAATATGCTCACATAATATCCATAGGCCAGGGAGATGCCTATACATCAAGAGATGTTCTTAAGGGCATGTTGTTCATCTTGTAAGAGGATCAAACTAACTAAAGAAAGAAAGTATAAAGGAGCAAACTAACTAAAGAAAGTATAAAGTGGTAATAATGTTTTTGTTATATTATTTTGCCAAGTGGGTTCCATTTAATCACCGACAACAATTGACTTGATAAAACAACTTCGATTTTTCGAATAATCAATCGAAGCAGCTCCTACACTGCTATCAAAGTAATActacctctatcccaaaataagtgtagttttgcactgttcatgtccaatgtttgaccgtccgtcttatttgaaaattttttttatgattagtatttttgttattattagatgataaaacatgaatagtattttgtgtgactaattttttcttaaacttttcaaataagacagacggtcaaacgttggacacagaaacccaCGGttatacttattttgggacaatgGTAGTATAAATCAAGAGCATTTGTTCTAATTTAATTTGCATCCTCCCTAGAACAAGGTAACTTCTCGAAAACAACTGACAACAATGATACAACATGCATTCGTCCCAATAAATCTCATGTGGAGTAATACAAGCTTTTTAGTAATTTGGACATGACATTCATACAACAAGTTGTTGGAACCACCACCTTGTCGTGATGGTGACGGGGACAATTGATATCCAGTGATAAAAACTGTGAAGGCAGAAGGGAGCCGTCAGTTGAACCTTGTGAAAGATATATGATGGATGGATAGCATGTTGTTTAAGGGCACATTTATACTGTGATTACTCTCCTCAATACTGAGATGGCCCAATGAGATGTTGGAGAAAACTCTTTATCTCGGCGCTGTCTTGCGGACATTTTTAGGCTGAgagtcattttttttctaattatggCATCTTGAAAACCACTGTTGATTTCATCTGTTATATAAGGGAAGATCTTACTGTAATTGCTTCGTTTATCATTAGACATAGTTGTTGTTTTTAATGGAAAAACCGGGCCGAACTTCTAAAACTAAAAAGCAGCCCACCCGCTTCCATAGAACAATATCGCGGCAACGTATTGACTAAGATGAGCCAATTAGATGTTGGAGAAAACTATTTATCTCGGCGCTATCTTGCGGACATTTTAAGGCTGAgagtcattttttttctaattatggCATTTTGAAGAACCACTGTTGATTTCATCTGTTATGTAAGAGAAGATCTTACTGTAATTGCTTCGTTTATCATTAGACATAGTTGTTGTTTTTATTGACTAAGATGAGCCAATGAGATGTTGGAGAAAACTATTTATCTCGGCGCTGTCTTGCGCACATTTCAAGACTGAgagtcatttttttttctaattatggCATCTCGAAGAACCAATCTTGATTTCATCTGTGTGTTATATAAGGGAAGAGCTTACTGTAATTGCTTCGTTTATCATTAGACTTGTTTTTATTATCTCACTAGTCATTTAGCatctaaattttggtaataacaaaaataaacaatCATAAAAATATTCCTGTTTAAATTATGCTCAAGCAGGACCTATCAAACTAATTCCACGTAGAAGGGATTATTTAAAGATACAACCAATTGAAGATTGATGCCCGAATCAACCAAACAAAAGATAGATCTTGCCATAATTTTATTTGCTACTAAAATTTTAGCGTTGCATGAATTTTGGCAATGTCAACTCAtgcaatgctaaaattttggctatGCGTTTTTGTTGGGACACCTTGGGGTTTACTTGGCCCCAAACCAAATGAAGCCCCTTAACAATGCTATCAAAAATTTAGCAGCTGACTAAGTGCTCCAacttttatcaaaattttgaaaatatctAATATTCGACGCACCCATATTTCAATAAGGTTCATATTGTTTGTAAACCCAAACTAATGTCTCAGAATTTTGGTAGAGTATGTCCATTTTATCTATTGCAAATGTTTTAGAGGTGTGTGGGTTTAGTTGGGTACTTTcgacaaaaaaaaaggctatCATGTGCTTCAATCTTGCTTCAAATACAAATTCAATTAAGCATGAAATTAATTGGTACTATGCATGTCGTTCGTACTACTGTGGAGGTTTTCTTCATTCTGGACCAAATCAGTGAATCCAGATGAAACAAATATGCTGCTCGGCAACCATACTGAAGCTGACATTTTCTCCGATCTTAAAATTGTTTTGTTATCATAGGAAGAActgacactttttttttttgcttcgcAGATATCAGCGACCCCATAGGTTTAATGTATTCCATCTTCTATAGGAGCTTCTCCTGTTCTCATTTCCTTTGCTTCAAACCTAGCTAGTCCCCACCCTTAAATCTTTCACATCACAGTAGTGGGCAAAAGTTCTGATAATTCACTGGTTTGTTGTGCATGATCCGACTTATTCTCATTTTCCATTAGGCAAGATAAGGATTTCACCCTCTCCAGCTATCCTCTAACGGctcgtttggttggagggagtttttagaagggattgggagtttagagggatgatgctattaagtgttttgtttggttgggagagaCATGAGAATTTTGATAGGATGAGGATGgagaattgaggaaggaactccctccttttcaatacctgagtaggggcaggtaattgggagggaattcctcctttactttgtctAAGCACATCTTAGTtatccgtttttattaatgacctaatctccaactaaactccctatcaatttccatcaccCCAACTAAAtaagatattgggattaaaaatcaaattctcatcttaatctcatcataAATTCCCttgtgtaaactcccaatctccTTCCCTCaagttaccaaacaagccgtaAGGATGAAATGGCGCTAGACATCAAACATGAGGACACTCCCAAGTTTACCACTTAATCAATCACAGTGTACAATATTATTGATAATTCTCATATAGTTatgtttaaatttaaaaattacgTACATAATTCTCATCATATACTGTGTAAAAAGTTCTCATCATATAAACAAACCAAATTGGATGCTAGGGCGGCTAATCACATGATTAGTAGAACATTACAGGACAAACCTTCACATATTCTTCTAGAAGGTCCTCAAAGTCAAACACCCATAAACCACTAAATTCAGACATTCATTAGGGAGGAAATCAAGAGCATATCTTCTTAATTGTTCTGCACCCTCTCCGGAACAAGCTGACTTGTTCAAACGGTCATTAAGTTTCCTAAAAACAAATGATAGCAATGATACAATATATATCATGTAATACAAAGCTTGTTCCAGAAATTTTGAACATGAGATTCACACAGCCGGCTGTTTGAACCACCACATTgctgtgatgatgatgatgatgggatAATTGATATATAAGGCAGAGGGAAACCATCAGTTGAATGTTGTGAAAGATGGATGGCTACCATGTTGTTTAGGGACACGTTTATGCTGTGATTCTGTGATTACTCTCCTCAACATGTATACCACGATGTCAATAAATAAATAGGGACCTGAAGTGGTAAAGAGTGATACCGCTTGCTTTCCTTTCATGGGCTGTATGTGTGGGTATATAGCTGATAGAGTGAGATAAATGAGAAAAGTAAGGTGGTGAGATGCAAGAGAATATTTAgaatcttttttttagataatggaagctttattaatCTCAGTAAAACTCTATCAAGTGATACAATTATTCTGAGAGCACCTCCGGCTTTGCACCCAA encodes the following:
- the LOC107278014 gene encoding uncharacterized protein; translation: MEERPVSHRSSCTVTDADEDDLPTQWNKWRRAAALSRRTRRAPRVAVPASPTCACGGRMRRVPKPRPMPTAVDERADGACGGLAPVLPPAAAAAWYPYDLMCTECDGETGWRRRKPACWAADWKAARPRQRWRPYPSFADVAAALGDLRLGAGDDDDHSDDLLHAFLPPGFLA